One Eubacteriales bacterium mix99 genomic window carries:
- a CDS encoding EpsG family protein, whose protein sequence is MTKLLLLILVLIVAPAMAAMAQKERVPIVKDGAVTQYIYNKFSLNTYSLSFVILFLIVFITKSGEDIPTYVQYYKLWSLNDLKSLDFEPGYKLLCIFLNSFISNPYIGIGIIKFFSLFLVYRAIYLLRDRINVGFSVFAYVTLLYIYSFHLLRMMLALSIVFLAYSYESMGKEKRCFLLLCIALLFHYSAIFALGAYLIYKFINSNLTILKIISLLVVGSIALFSFNKFAEYAITKFSIFSKYDAYLKLEGGSGSGIMQIIWLLPILYIIMRMYHTERFDKFYVLSVVCGIFTFYCGSLGYFAPVFSRSAYYFYFFFVMYCASLQLKPRSVQLVYGSKKVSFLTLFMIVYLIVRLFFNIHYDNILVSNGLDEYILFWD, encoded by the coding sequence ATGACAAAATTGCTATTATTAATATTAGTCCTTATTGTTGCTCCGGCGATGGCAGCGATGGCTCAGAAGGAACGTGTACCTATTGTAAAAGATGGAGCTGTAACACAATATATTTATAATAAATTTTCATTAAATACTTATAGCCTATCGTTCGTTATTCTCTTTTTGATTGTCTTCATTACAAAAAGCGGAGAAGACATTCCTACGTATGTTCAATACTATAAATTGTGGAGCCTTAATGACCTAAAGTCTCTTGATTTTGAGCCGGGGTACAAGCTATTATGTATTTTTTTGAATTCTTTCATAAGTAATCCTTATATTGGTATAGGAATAATAAAATTTTTCTCTTTATTTTTGGTTTACAGAGCTATTTATCTTTTAAGGGATAGAATAAATGTTGGTTTTTCCGTTTTTGCCTATGTTACTCTATTATATATTTATTCGTTTCATCTATTAAGAATGATGTTGGCTCTTAGTATAGTCTTTCTCGCTTATTCTTATGAATCAATGGGAAAGGAGAAGCGTTGTTTTTTATTATTATGTATAGCATTGCTTTTTCATTATAGCGCTATTTTTGCATTAGGAGCATACTTAATCTATAAATTTATAAATAGCAACCTTACAATCTTAAAGATAATATCCTTGTTAGTAGTAGGTTCGATTGCATTGTTTAGCTTCAATAAGTTTGCTGAATATGCCATTACAAAATTCTCTATTTTCTCCAAGTATGACGCTTATCTCAAACTTGAAGGGGGCTCTGGTAGTGGCATTATGCAGATCATTTGGCTATTACCAATACTATATATCATTATGCGAATGTATCACACCGAACGATTTGATAAATTTTACGTTTTGAGTGTTGTATGTGGTATTTTTACTTTTTATTGTGGAAGTCTAGGCTATTTCGCACCTGTATTTAGTCGGAGCGCTTATTATTTTTATTTTTTCTTTGTTATGTATTGTGCTTCTTTACAACTAAAGCCCCGATCTGTTCAACTTGTATATGGAAGCAAAAAGGTTAGCTTTCTAACACTCTTCATGATTGTATATCTTATTGTAAGACTTTTTTTCAATATTCATTATGATAATATATTAGTTTCAAATGGTTTGGATGAATATATATTATTTTGGGATTAA
- a CDS encoding glycosyltransferase family 4 protein yields MRILFTIGSLAGGGAERVVARLANEVSREGHEVYIKMIANSQIEYPIDEKIEVSEVRSKINIRGLRYLSRCHEYKKQVLSCQPDIVVSFTAAVNLFVLNSLHKTRIKVVLSERNNPYVDPDSRQLRNKRDMLYKRADGFVFQTQDACNYFKPEIRRRSAIILNPLDDSIPSPWIEEREKRIVSVGRLEKQKNHRLLINAFADIAALFPEYVLEIYGEGSLRSSLELQISELHLEGRVILKGYNRQVLDKIQKATLFVLPSDYEGLSNALIEAMAMGLPVISTDHPIGGAREVIKSGSNGILVPVGDRNAMSDAMKLILSDSPFARSIAKEAQDIRSCLSISRITSQWTSFLQNTIEGA; encoded by the coding sequence ATGAGAATTTTATTTACAATTGGCTCATTGGCTGGCGGAGGGGCAGAGAGAGTTGTTGCACGCCTTGCAAATGAAGTGAGCCGTGAAGGTCATGAAGTATACATAAAAATGATTGCTAATAGTCAAATTGAGTATCCAATAGATGAAAAAATAGAGGTTTCCGAGGTTCGAAGCAAAATTAATATTCGTGGATTACGTTATCTATCCCGATGTCATGAATACAAAAAGCAGGTATTATCCTGTCAGCCCGATATTGTGGTTTCCTTTACAGCAGCTGTGAATCTTTTTGTTTTAAATTCATTGCATAAGACGAGAATAAAAGTGGTTTTGAGTGAACGTAACAATCCTTACGTTGATCCGGACAGTCGGCAATTGAGAAATAAAAGGGATATGTTATATAAAAGAGCAGATGGGTTTGTTTTTCAGACTCAGGATGCCTGTAATTACTTTAAGCCAGAGATCCGCAGACGCAGCGCTATTATTTTGAATCCTTTGGATGATTCAATTCCTTCTCCTTGGATAGAAGAACGGGAGAAAAGGATCGTTTCCGTGGGTAGGTTGGAGAAGCAGAAAAATCACAGATTATTAATTAATGCTTTTGCAGATATCGCTGCATTGTTCCCGGAATATGTTCTGGAGATATATGGAGAAGGATCTCTTCGATCTTCACTTGAATTACAGATTTCAGAATTACATTTGGAGGGAAGGGTTATTTTAAAAGGCTACAATAGGCAGGTGCTTGATAAGATACAAAAAGCAACATTGTTTGTGCTTCCCTCAGATTATGAAGGACTGTCCAATGCTTTGATAGAAGCAATGGCAATGGGCTTACCGGTAATTTCGACAGATCATCCAATTGGTGGGGCTCGAGAAGTTATAAAGTCAGGGTCTAATGGCATTTTAGTACCTGTTGGCGATAGAAACGCAATGTCGGATGCTATGAAGCTGATTTTATCAGACTCCCCGTTTGCTCGGAGTATCGCCAAGGAAGCGCAAGATATAAGAAGTTGCCTGTCGATAAGCAGAATCACAAGCCAATGGACTTCTTTTTTGCAAAACACAATAGAGGGAGCTTGA
- a CDS encoding glycosyltransferase: protein METSNQKSEYRVLHIFSGYGGGISSLILNLLENKSKDFTFDIMAFSYKGGERFLKRVHAIGTESYLMPRPRLEGWKKFWDFINQVMVAHAYDAVHCHIDGLRAVPFQRAAVRHHIHTFILHAHKTQYERHFDMLPFVRYMNQRTNYGIATDYMTCSKLAADFIFGSKYLLKRDVTFIPNGVNIKAYQNTLSVKQRQAYNQEFSVEEDALVFMHVGRFTALKNHDFILQLIVQLKVKCRSFVFLFAGDGELYSEVYDKASRMKILDSIRFIGHRNDIPHLLKYADMLILPSIKEGLPTVAIESQAAGTPIILSDSITRECDMHLGLVKFLPITSVSIWAEAIISGIRKEHPVPEKYLSIIEKNGFTAGSAGQTYCNCLKKIIRNNERE, encoded by the coding sequence ATGGAAACGAGTAATCAGAAATCTGAATATCGTGTACTCCATATTTTTTCTGGCTATGGTGGGGGTATATCCTCGTTGATTCTGAATCTTTTAGAAAATAAGAGCAAAGATTTTACCTTTGATATCATGGCATTCAGCTATAAGGGTGGAGAAAGGTTCTTGAAACGGGTTCACGCGATAGGAACAGAATCTTATTTAATGCCAAGGCCAAGATTGGAAGGTTGGAAAAAATTCTGGGATTTTATTAATCAGGTTATGGTTGCGCATGCCTATGATGCAGTTCACTGTCATATTGACGGATTAAGAGCAGTACCTTTTCAAAGAGCTGCTGTACGGCATCATATCCATACGTTTATTCTCCATGCTCACAAGACACAATATGAGAGACACTTTGATATGTTACCGTTTGTGCGATATATGAATCAAAGAACCAATTATGGAATCGCTACGGATTATATGACCTGTAGTAAATTAGCCGCTGATTTTATTTTTGGCTCAAAGTATCTTTTAAAGAGAGATGTTACATTTATTCCCAATGGCGTCAATATTAAAGCTTATCAGAATACATTATCTGTTAAACAGCGACAAGCATATAATCAGGAGTTTAGTGTAGAAGAGGATGCTCTTGTTTTTATGCATGTGGGTCGTTTTACTGCATTGAAGAATCATGATTTTATATTGCAGCTGATTGTTCAATTAAAGGTGAAGTGCAGGTCATTTGTATTTTTGTTTGCTGGTGACGGTGAATTGTATAGTGAGGTTTATGACAAAGCTTCCAGAATGAAAATATTGGATAGTATTCGTTTTATTGGGCATAGAAATGATATTCCTCATTTATTGAAGTATGCGGATATGCTTATCCTGCCTTCCATTAAAGAAGGACTACCAACTGTAGCTATAGAAAGCCAGGCTGCAGGTACTCCAATCATATTATCAGATTCTATAACAAGAGAATGCGATATGCATTTAGGGCTTGTCAAGTTTCTTCCGATAACCAGCGTCTCCATTTGGGCAGAAGCAATAATCAGTGGGATAAGAAAGGAACATCCAGTGCCTGAAAAGTATCTTTCTATAATTGAGAAAAACGGTTTTACCGCTGGATCAGCCGGGCAAACTTATTGTAATTGCCTGAAAAAAATAATCAGGAATAACGAAAGGGAATAA
- a CDS encoding glycosyltransferase, with the protein MRILIVVSGYFPAQNYGGPPVSILNFCRLMSHDIDCYIVTSNHEYGSKAELKGIGEGWQLQGNAHVRYLKESEMRVPYFQKILDEVKPDWIYLNSIFDMKRTYPFLSLAEQKNIRALIAPRGELCKNAFKKKYKKMPYLWALKKYWKSRLISFQSTSEEETEAIKKILHISPDRILLLDNIPTIPDFLHICNDKRSGELFLVFLSRIHPKKNLIFALNCIRQLHGDIRMAIYGPLENPDYWNDCLQIIANMPGNVQVSYQGVVKHAEVYNVLSGYQVFFLPTLSENYGHVIAEALLAGLPVMISDQTPWNDVNKAEAGWAISLNNQKEFIDNLQKLVDMNGVEFQRISRNAIEFVKSRVDVKRIREEYLGVLHGNE; encoded by the coding sequence ATGCGGATATTAATAGTTGTATCAGGCTATTTTCCAGCTCAAAATTACGGTGGCCCTCCTGTCAGTATCTTAAATTTTTGTCGGTTAATGAGCCATGATATAGATTGTTATATAGTAACGAGCAATCATGAATATGGTTCAAAGGCAGAACTGAAAGGGATCGGAGAAGGATGGCAGCTACAAGGTAATGCACATGTCAGATATCTAAAAGAAAGTGAAATGAGGGTTCCATACTTTCAGAAAATTTTAGATGAAGTAAAGCCGGATTGGATTTATCTAAATAGTATATTTGACATGAAGCGCACGTATCCTTTTCTAAGTTTAGCAGAGCAAAAAAATATACGTGCATTAATAGCTCCACGTGGTGAATTATGTAAAAATGCTTTTAAGAAGAAATATAAGAAGATGCCGTATTTATGGGCTTTGAAAAAATATTGGAAAAGCAGGTTGATAAGTTTTCAATCTACCAGTGAGGAAGAAACCGAAGCCATAAAAAAGATACTGCATATATCCCCCGATAGGATTTTATTATTGGATAATATCCCGACGATTCCAGATTTTTTACATATTTGTAATGATAAAAGATCTGGCGAACTATTCTTGGTGTTTTTGTCCCGGATTCATCCAAAGAAGAATTTGATATTTGCATTAAATTGTATAAGACAATTGCATGGGGATATCAGGATGGCTATTTATGGCCCCTTGGAGAATCCGGATTACTGGAATGATTGTCTTCAGATTATTGCGAATATGCCTGGTAACGTGCAGGTGTCGTATCAGGGAGTAGTGAAACATGCTGAGGTTTACAATGTTTTAAGTGGGTATCAGGTATTTTTTCTGCCTACATTAAGTGAAAATTATGGACATGTTATCGCAGAAGCCTTATTGGCCGGTCTTCCCGTAATGATCAGTGACCAGACTCCATGGAACGATGTAAACAAAGCGGAAGCTGGCTGGGCGATATCTTTGAACAATCAGAAAGAATTTATAGATAATCTGCAGAAACTTGTGGATATGAATGGTGTTGAATTCCAGAGGATATCAAGGAATGCTATTGAGTTTGTAAAGAGCCGTGTCGACGTGAAAAGAATTCGAGAGGAATATCTGGGAGTTTTACATGGAAACGAGTAA
- a CDS encoding glycosyltransferase family 4 protein, whose protein sequence is MSHILVISQYFYPEQFRINDICAEWVKRGNKVTVITGIPNYPQGKYYKGYGICKRRKESYKGINIIRIPVIPRGHNALMLVLNYLSFVVTGFLWKLFTKINADYVFIYEVSPMTQALPGVWYARKKKIPCYLYVTDLWPENVEIVAGIKSKGILKAIGSMVDYIYKRCNRIFTSSKSFIASINKRGVDIGKLEFWPQYAEEFYKPVKRGTVQVPEIKEDGFNIVFAGNIGVAQGLEVLPKAANILKKEKVNVRFNIVGDGRFKDTLIDLVYKHNLSEMFNFISRQPAIRIPEFMSVCDAALICLSRSKVFSMTLPAKMQSCLACGIPIIVSADGEVQDVIREAKAGTYSNAGNAEMLALKIKNFVSKSDDELKRMANNAYQYSKQNYDKESLLSRMDGFLI, encoded by the coding sequence ATGAGTCATATTTTGGTTATCTCACAGTACTTTTATCCTGAGCAATTTCGAATAAATGATATTTGCGCGGAATGGGTAAAAAGAGGCAATAAGGTAACAGTTATCACAGGCATTCCTAATTACCCACAGGGTAAGTATTATAAAGGATATGGGATCTGTAAGAGAAGGAAGGAATCCTATAAAGGTATAAATATTATAAGAATCCCTGTGATACCAAGAGGACACAATGCATTGATGTTAGTACTGAATTACTTATCTTTTGTTGTGACAGGATTTTTATGGAAATTATTTACCAAAATAAATGCTGATTATGTTTTTATCTATGAAGTTTCTCCCATGACGCAGGCATTGCCTGGAGTTTGGTATGCCAGAAAAAAAAAGATTCCGTGCTATTTATATGTAACAGACCTATGGCCAGAAAATGTAGAAATAGTTGCTGGTATAAAAAGCAAAGGTATTTTGAAAGCAATTGGCAGTATGGTTGATTATATATACAAGCGATGCAATAGAATATTTACTTCCTCAAAAAGCTTTATAGCATCTATAAATAAACGCGGTGTCGATATTGGGAAACTGGAGTTTTGGCCGCAGTATGCAGAAGAGTTTTATAAGCCAGTAAAACGTGGGACTGTTCAGGTGCCAGAGATTAAAGAGGACGGATTTAATATTGTATTTGCAGGAAATATTGGTGTGGCACAAGGGTTAGAAGTATTGCCCAAAGCAGCGAATATTTTAAAGAAGGAAAAAGTCAATGTCCGATTTAATATTGTAGGGGATGGACGTTTTAAGGATACATTGATAGATTTGGTATATAAGCATAATTTATCTGAGATGTTTAATTTTATTTCCAGACAGCCGGCAATTAGAATACCAGAGTTTATGTCCGTATGTGATGCAGCTTTGATTTGTTTGTCAAGAAGCAAAGTATTCTCTATGACACTGCCAGCCAAAATGCAGTCATGTTTAGCTTGCGGAATACCAATAATAGTATCAGCAGATGGTGAAGTTCAGGATGTTATAAGAGAGGCTAAAGCGGGAACTTATAGTAATGCAGGTAATGCTGAAATGTTGGCTCTTAAAATAAAAAATTTCGTATCCAAATCAGACGATGAGTTAAAAAGGATGGCGAATAATGCCTATCAGTACAGTAAACAAAACTATGATAAGGAGAGTTTGTTATCCAGGATGGATGGTTTTCTAATATGA
- a CDS encoding NAD-dependent epimerase/dehydratase family protein, which translates to MKKILITGADSYIGTSVEKWLGKDPEKYQVDTVDMRTDSWKEKDFSPYDVVFHVAGIAHVSTDSKQEDLYFRVNRNLAVETAEKAKKDGVRQFIFMSSIIVYGDSTAGQSIIDQNTAPSPGNFYGDSKLQAEKGLRALQGDSFRVVILRPPMIYGKGSKGNYPKLAKAAQRLPIFPDFDNQRSMLHIDNLCEFIRLMVENEESGLFFPQNREYVKTSEMVRLVAEAHGKKIKLVKAFNPIIRGMLGRVGIVKKVFGNLVYQKTMSEYKEEYRVRDFYDSVNETER; encoded by the coding sequence ATGAAGAAGATTCTGATAACGGGCGCAGACAGTTATATCGGGACCAGTGTGGAAAAGTGGCTGGGGAAGGATCCGGAAAAGTATCAGGTGGATACTGTGGATATGCGGACGGACTCCTGGAAGGAGAAGGACTTCTCTCCATACGATGTTGTCTTTCATGTGGCAGGGATAGCACATGTATCGACGGATTCAAAACAAGAAGATCTTTATTTCCGGGTAAATCGGAATTTGGCTGTGGAAACTGCTGAAAAGGCAAAGAAGGATGGCGTAAGACAGTTTATTTTTATGAGCAGTATTATTGTCTATGGGGACAGTACTGCCGGACAGAGCATAATAGATCAAAATACAGCTCCCAGCCCCGGCAATTTTTACGGGGACAGTAAACTTCAGGCGGAAAAGGGTCTCCGGGCACTGCAAGGTGACAGCTTTCGGGTGGTAATACTGAGACCTCCCATGATTTATGGAAAGGGCTCGAAAGGCAACTATCCGAAGCTGGCAAAGGCAGCACAAAGGCTTCCCATATTTCCCGATTTTGATAATCAGCGCAGCATGCTGCATATAGACAATCTGTGTGAGTTTATTCGATTGATGGTCGAGAATGAGGAAAGCGGACTGTTTTTCCCACAGAACAGAGAATATGTGAAAACGAGCGAAATGGTCCGGCTCGTTGCAGAAGCACACGGAAAGAAAATAAAGCTTGTGAAAGCTTTCAATCCGATTATAAGGGGGATGCTTGGGAGAGTGGGGATAGTGAAAAAGGTGTTTGGCAACCTGGTCTACCAGAAAACTATGAGTGAATATAAAGAGGAGTATCGGGTGAGGGACTTTTATGATTCAGTTAACGAAACTGAAAGGTAA
- a CDS encoding sugar transferase, whose product MYLKGKRILDIIISFLGLILLSPFYLIIILAIKLDSRGPVLFRQKRFGKDKSYFSILKFRTMRVNTPDNVPTHMLKNPEQWITKAGRFLRKTSLDELPQIWNIFIGQMSVIGPRPALWNQEDLIRERDEYKGRYGLTANQIRPGLTGWAQINGRDELPIKVKAGLDGEYIKKISFWFDVKCFLGTVTSVFRHDGIVEGGTGVMEVDKTAGKRTISG is encoded by the coding sequence ATGTATTTGAAGGGAAAAAGAATATTGGACATCATTATTTCTTTCCTGGGGCTGATCTTATTGTCTCCCTTTTATTTGATCATCATCCTTGCAATCAAACTGGACTCCAGGGGCCCGGTGCTGTTTCGGCAAAAGCGGTTCGGGAAGGACAAGAGCTATTTTTCTATTCTTAAATTCCGAACCATGCGGGTGAATACCCCGGATAATGTCCCGACGCATATGCTTAAAAATCCGGAGCAATGGATTACGAAGGCTGGCAGATTTCTGAGAAAAACAAGTCTGGATGAACTGCCACAGATATGGAATATCTTTATCGGACAGATGTCGGTTATCGGGCCAAGACCAGCTCTCTGGAACCAGGAGGATCTGATACGGGAGCGTGACGAATACAAAGGACGGTATGGACTGACGGCAAACCAGATCCGGCCCGGACTGACCGGATGGGCACAGATCAACGGCCGTGATGAGCTGCCAATAAAAGTGAAAGCCGGCCTGGACGGCGAATACATAAAAAAGATCAGCTTTTGGTTTGATGTGAAATGCTTCCTGGGAACGGTCACATCTGTTTTTCGGCATGACGGCATTGTGGAAGGCGGAACGGGAGTCATGGAAGTTGATAAAACCGCCGGGAAAAGGACGATTTCGGGATGA
- the loaP gene encoding antiterminator LoaP, with protein sequence MEWYALFVKTGEEERVHFYLDKLLPDANRKILIPKRRLIERRQGKAVECMRPLLPGYVLFRTEMDVHYYYELKKVPGLLRILKGEQDFLYIKESEIAVILALTGGEDVIGFSELYKKGDEIHVVSGPLKDLEGIIEAFDYRKKRVKVCFELGGQTKRVDLGAEWVQKDVGTPPAPKKS encoded by the coding sequence TTGGAGTGGTATGCATTGTTTGTGAAAACAGGGGAAGAAGAGCGGGTGCATTTTTATCTGGATAAGCTGCTTCCGGATGCCAACCGGAAAATCCTGATTCCAAAACGCAGGCTGATCGAGCGGCGGCAGGGCAAAGCCGTGGAGTGCATGCGGCCTTTGCTGCCGGGGTACGTTCTGTTCCGGACAGAGATGGATGTCCATTACTACTATGAACTGAAAAAAGTACCAGGCCTGCTCCGCATCCTGAAAGGAGAGCAGGACTTTCTGTACATAAAGGAAAGTGAAATCGCCGTGATCCTTGCCCTGACCGGCGGGGAGGATGTCATCGGATTCTCGGAGCTTTACAAAAAAGGCGATGAGATCCATGTCGTCAGCGGTCCCCTGAAGGATCTGGAAGGGATCATTGAGGCCTTTGACTACCGCAAGAAGCGGGTCAAGGTATGCTTTGAGCTGGGAGGACAGACAAAGCGGGTGGATCTGGGCGCAGAGTGGGTCCAAAAGGATGTGGGGACCCCTCCGGCACCGAAAAAATCATGA
- a CDS encoding CpsD/CapB family tyrosine-protein kinase has product MKVLLVTSAAAAEGKSTTASNLAITMAQTGKKVLLVDCDLRKPSVNKAFNLPNGEGLTNVLADALDYHEVCKYISGSDLEILTCGPKPPDPSELLGSKRMEEFIQKASAECDMVILDAPPVLPVTDSVVLSQLVDGIVIVLSYGKTTNEMALQAKESLKKVGANILGAVINNIPEREHSHNGHGYYYGYAEDSRSKRRKPRLMGVREKAGRRSL; this is encoded by the coding sequence CTGAAGGTCCTGCTGGTCACCAGTGCAGCCGCTGCGGAAGGCAAAAGCACAACAGCTTCCAATCTGGCCATTACCATGGCGCAGACCGGGAAAAAGGTTCTCCTGGTGGACTGTGACCTGAGGAAACCTTCCGTCAACAAGGCGTTTAATCTGCCCAACGGGGAGGGCCTGACCAATGTCCTGGCGGACGCGCTGGACTATCATGAAGTCTGCAAATATATCAGCGGATCGGATCTGGAGATCCTGACCTGCGGTCCCAAGCCGCCGGACCCATCAGAACTGCTGGGTTCAAAGAGGATGGAGGAGTTTATCCAAAAGGCTTCCGCAGAATGCGACATGGTGATTCTGGATGCGCCTCCGGTGCTTCCGGTCACTGATTCCGTGGTGCTTTCCCAACTGGTGGACGGCATTGTCATTGTCCTCAGCTATGGAAAGACAACCAATGAAATGGCGCTTCAGGCAAAGGAGAGTCTGAAGAAGGTCGGTGCGAACATTCTTGGAGCGGTCATCAACAACATCCCGGAGAGGGAGCACAGCCACAACGGTCACGGGTATTATTACGGCTATGCTGAGGACAGCAGGAGCAAGAGGAGAAAGCCCAGGCTGATGGGAGTGCGGGAGAAGGCAGGTAGAAGAAGCTTATGA
- a CDS encoding Wzz/FepE/Etk N-terminal domain-containing protein — MGDMEELDLRDILHIIGKRFWLIITVAALAAFLASMISAFFLDKIYSSSTTLIVSGQKSRTNANDLQQSDVSLARDLVNTYSVIIKSDSVLEKVEDEENLDMPLEDLRSKISVNSENDTEIIRITVEDTDSQRAMDVANSLADVFMDEVTSLLKLNNVQTIDVAKAPLDPVRPKVARNTALAAVLGLVLGFGIAFLAETLDHTIKTPEDVEKIMGIPVLGNIPNFGK; from the coding sequence ATGGGGGACATGGAGGAACTGGATTTACGGGACATTCTGCATATCATCGGCAAGCGTTTTTGGCTCATCATTACGGTGGCAGCACTGGCTGCGTTCTTAGCCAGCATGATAAGCGCCTTCTTTTTGGATAAGATTTACTCTTCCTCGACGACCTTGATTGTCAGCGGGCAAAAAAGCAGAACCAATGCAAACGACCTGCAGCAGAGTGATGTCAGTCTGGCAAGGGATCTGGTCAACACTTACAGTGTTATTATCAAAAGTGACAGTGTTCTGGAAAAAGTGGAGGATGAAGAGAATCTGGACATGCCGCTGGAGGATCTCCGCTCCAAAATATCCGTGAATTCGGAAAACGATACGGAGATTATCCGCATTACCGTGGAGGATACGGATTCACAGCGTGCGATGGATGTTGCAAATTCCCTGGCGGATGTGTTTATGGATGAAGTAACATCTCTGCTGAAACTGAACAATGTCCAGACCATTGATGTTGCAAAGGCTCCTCTGGATCCGGTCCGGCCCAAAGTGGCAAGGAATACGGCACTGGCGGCGGTGCTCGGCCTGGTACTTGGCTTCGGGATTGCTTTCCTGGCGGAAACCCTGGATCATACCATCAAGACGCCGGAAGACGTGGAGAAGATTATGGGGATTCCAGTGCTTGGGAATATCCCGAACTTTGGGAAGTAA
- a CDS encoding DeoR/GlpR family DNA-binding transcription regulator, with translation MKTAARRKAIMDLIDSEGSVSFGTLKASFPSFSEATLRNDLKVMDERNKIVRVFGGAKSVQQVIGTDDYYSLRSQRNVAKKQLIAQKAVSLLRPNDSIYLDSGTTSMEFAKCIPDERYLILTSGLNSAIEMARLSQPSVHVVGGELNRFSLSTFGEKSVTELQSVNFHTAFLGVTSYSPEYGFMCGSENESILKRTVMERSGKVILLMDSSKVGKTSTYTFATPESVDILVSDDDLSKQARHDLESGHIVVI, from the coding sequence ATGAAAACAGCAGCAAGAAGGAAAGCAATCATGGATCTGATTGATTCGGAAGGCTCTGTCAGCTTTGGCACCCTGAAGGCAAGTTTTCCTTCCTTTTCCGAGGCAACCCTTCGAAATGACCTGAAAGTAATGGATGAGAGAAATAAAATTGTAAGGGTATTTGGCGGGGCGAAATCCGTACAGCAGGTGATCGGTACAGACGATTACTATTCTCTTCGATCCCAGCGAAATGTTGCCAAAAAACAGCTGATTGCCCAAAAGGCTGTTTCTCTGCTGCGTCCCAACGACAGCATTTATCTTGATTCCGGGACGACATCGATGGAGTTTGCAAAATGCATACCGGATGAACGATACCTGATTCTTACCAGCGGATTGAACAGCGCCATTGAAATGGCGCGGCTTTCCCAGCCCTCTGTCCATGTGGTGGGAGGAGAGCTGAATCGGTTCAGCCTGAGTACTTTTGGAGAAAAAAGTGTTACCGAGCTTCAAAGTGTAAACTTCCATACCGCCTTTCTGGGTGTCACTTCCTACTCCCCGGAATACGGCTTTATGTGCGGCTCTGAGAATGAAAGCATCCTGAAGCGTACCGTCATGGAACGCTCCGGCAAGGTGATCCTGCTGATGGATTCCAGCAAGGTCGGGAAAACCAGCACCTACACCTTTGCGACTCCGGAGTCCGTTGACATCCTTGTCAGTGACGATGACCTCAGTAAGCAGGCGCGTCATGATCTGGAATCCGGACATATTGTGGTAATCTGA
- a CDS encoding DUF624 domain-containing protein, with the protein MQLNIEKVKKYYNKFGTELADMILLNLLWLFSSLPLVTIGASTTALLSVNFSKLKMQEGELIRSYFTAFKKNFRQATGIFLFLVFLVLDGWILYRYLFAGSQVLRMVLTACAVVLTAMSLYLFGLQVYFKNTVVQTFVNGLGLSFRHFGGTLKLAVLWAAILLFSRYVFPPFLLAGVGLGANISCRILHGIFEKYTTDPQCVI; encoded by the coding sequence ATGCAGCTTAATATTGAAAAGGTAAAAAAGTATTACAACAAGTTCGGCACAGAGTTGGCCGACATGATACTTTTGAATCTCCTGTGGCTGTTTTCATCCCTTCCACTGGTTACTATAGGAGCATCCACGACTGCGCTGCTGAGTGTAAACTTTTCCAAACTGAAAATGCAGGAGGGAGAGTTGATCAGAAGCTATTTTACTGCCTTTAAAAAGAATTTCAGACAGGCAACCGGCATCTTTCTTTTTCTGGTATTTCTTGTACTGGATGGCTGGATCTTATATCGATATCTCTTTGCCGGCAGCCAGGTACTCAGGATGGTGCTTACAGCATGTGCTGTTGTCCTGACGGCCATGTCCCTTTATCTGTTTGGACTGCAGGTATATTTCAAAAACACCGTTGTACAGACTTTTGTCAACGGCCTCGGGCTGTCTTTCCGACATTTTGGCGGCACATTGAAATTGGCCGTACTTTGGGCGGCGATACTTCTTTTCAGCAGATATGTATTTCCACCCTTTCTTCTGGCAGGGGTAGGGCTTGGAGCAAATATCAGCTGCAGAATTCTGCACGGCATCTTCGAAAAGTACACAACGGATCCGCAGTGCGTGATATAA